A DNA window from Hoplias malabaricus isolate fHopMal1 chromosome 5, fHopMal1.hap1, whole genome shotgun sequence contains the following coding sequences:
- the otud3 gene encoding OTU domain-containing protein 3 codes for MSRKQSGKPVRGNRKCDLERKRDERAARRALAKDRKNRPPGEGEGEEFVSFSNQLKALGLKLREVPGDGNCLFRALADQLEGHSRGHLNLRQETVQYMMSHRQDFEPFVEDDVPFTQHLSNLAQPGTFAGNDAIVAFARSQQLKVVIHQLNAPLWEINGSDKLLCRELHIAYRYGDHYDSVRHIGDNSESPAHLRIENLNNSRRLGDGQRDKPRVPSPCEEEVILNSLLTSSFNSHEENLCQSSATSQKCHAEWLESELSNQSLCWELGTEIHPQCQSNKSECSDTLSQPESSTTHKTKPSNKQRKEQQRLEKKKRQEERHRQKVLQSKDLHDQNQNLPEPVTLVPALNTLSI; via the exons ATGTCGAGGAAACAGTCAGGGAAGCCTGTGCGAGGGAACAGGAAATGTGACCTGGAGAGAAAGCGGGATGAGCGAGCTGCCCGCAGGGCTCTGGCCAAAGACCGAAAGAATCGACCTCCAGGAGAGGGGGAAGGAGAGGAGTTTGTCAGTTTCTCCAACCAACTGAAAGCGCTTGGTCTCAAATTGAGGGAGGTTCCTGGAGATGG GAACTGTTTGTTCCGAGCTCTTGCGGATCAGCTGGAGGGACATTCACGTGGACACTTGAACCTGCGTCAGGAGACTGTCCAGTACATGATGTCACATCGGCAGGACTTTGAGCCTTTTGTGGAGGATGATGTGCCATTCACTCAGCACT tgtcaaATCTTGCGCAGCCTGGCACGTTCGCTGGGAATGATGCAATTGTGGCGTTCGCTCGCAGTCAGCAACTGAAAGTTGTAATCCATCAGCTGAATGCTCCATTGTGGGAG ATCAATGGGTCAGATAAGCTGCTATGCCGGGAGCTTCACATAGCATATCGTTATGGTGACCATTACGACAGTGTCCGGCACATTGGAGATAACTCTGAAAGTCCAGCTCACCTGCGTATTGAG aATCTGAATAATTCAAGGCGGCTAGGTGATGGCCAGAGGGACAAACCCAGAGTGCCCTCTCCCTGTGAAGAAGAAGTTATCCTGAATTCCCTTTTGACCAGCAGTTTCAACA GTCACGAAGAGAATCTTTGCCAATCAAGTGCCACCTCACAAAAGTGTCATGCAGAATGGCTTGAGTCTGAGCTGAGTAACCAATCTTTATGTTGGGAATTGGGAACAGAGATACACCCTCAGTGTCAGAGCAATAAGTCAGAATGCAGTGACACCCTATCACAACCAGAGAGCAGTACTACACACAAAACCAAG CCCTCCAACAAACAACGGAAAGAGCAACAGCGTctggagaagaagaaaaggcaggaggagagacacagacagaaggTTCTTCAAAGCAAAGACTTGCATGATCAAAATCAGAATTTGCCTGAACCTGTTACTCTTGTGCCAGCTCTAAACACTCTAAGCATCTAA
- the vwa1 gene encoding von Willebrand factor A domain-containing protein 1, which yields MKAAMEFRVVLLCVVLGIYLKAGGSQDTDTVSVFNCCEGDVLFLLDASGSVSSFEHSHMLSFLSDLVLPFSLGPDQVRIGLLQVGTEPHLEFGFGAYNNHQGLQAALQRTKQIGGDTNTKEALWLARDKVLKQDIPGGARPGLPRVLVWLTDGVEPGEIQGPMAEMREDGVSVLVVSTGRGNYRVLRDVVSPPVEEHLYFVDIEDMSIIVEDLRNAIIEIIRAERLQVRDVSSTSAELHWRPVLTDTGYYDIRFGPVPSGNTEVAGGSPGTNPSTELGHYQRIVRPSDSSSAKLSNLRPDTTYIVTLSPESNLGIFNKLNTTFTTQPEVQSPAQVAVSELTVNSVRVSWGPLQPESVQSYRVEYAVIPAGKLHVVTANNRQNSTVLTNLQPGSQYLVTVSARYSSGRERALSVKVCTQEERPALADLRLTTVGSDSVKVQWKGSADGLRGYWVTWEGESTHPSSQRSTLYMPPHLFSTTLNHVTPNARVCVSPVYRTARGEGLCCNAKLSSAALTWSHTL from the exons atgaaggCAGCAATGGAGTTTCGAGTAGTGcttctgtgtgtggtgttgggTATTTACCTGAAGGCAGGAGGCTCTCAGGACACGGACACAGTCTCAG TTTTTAACTGCTGTGAGGGTGACGTCTTGTTCCTGCTGGACGCCTCCGGCAGTGTGTCTTCGTTCGAACACTCCCACATGCTGAGCTTCCTGTCGGATCTCGTGTTGCCCTTTTCTCTGGGGCCTGACCAAGTGAGGATAGGGCTGCTGCAGGTTGGGACTGAACCTCATCTGGAGTTCGGCTTTGGGGCCTACAACAACCATCAGGGTTTACAGGCTGCACTGCAGAGGACTAAACAGATTGGAGGGGACACTAACACAAAGGAGGCTCTATGGTTAGCCAGAGACAAAGTGTTAAAACAGGACATTCCTGGGGGAGCCAGACCAGGATTACCAAGAGTTCTAGTGTGGCTTACAGATGGAGTGGAGCCTGGAGAAATTCAGGGACCAATGGCTGAGATGAGGGAGGATGGTGTTTCTGTGCTCGTGGTATCCACTGGCCGAGGAAACTATCGGGTTTTGAGAGATGTAGTGAGCCCACCTGTTGAGGAGCATCTGTACTTTGTGGACATTGAAGATATGAGCATCATTGTTGAGGACCTGAGAAATGCCATCATTG AGATCATTAGAGCTGAGAGGCTGCAGGTTCGAGATGTCTCCTCTACCAGTGCGGAGTTGCACTGGAGGCCTGTACTTACAGACACTGGATACTATGACATCCGGTTTGGACCGGTTCCCTCTGGAAATACAGAAGTGGCAGGAGGAAGCCCTGGCACCAACCCCTCGACAGAACTTGGTCACTATCAGAGAATCGTTCGCCCTAGTGACTCCAGCTCAGCCAAACTTTCCAACCTGCGGCCAGACACCACATACATAGTCACTCTGTCCCCAGAGTCCAACCTGGGGATTTTCAACAAGCTTAACACCACCTTTACCACACAGCCAG AGGTGCAGAGTCCAGCTCAGGTAGCGGTGTCAGAGTTGACAGTGAACAGTGTAAGGGTCAGCTGGGGGCCACTGCAGCCGGAGTCTGTTCAGAGCTACAGGGTTGAGTACGCTGTAATTCCTGCAGGGAAACTCCATGTGGTCACAGCCAATAACAGACAGAACTCGACAGTGCTGACTAATCTGCAGCCTGGCTCCCAATACCTGGTCACTGTGAGTGCCCGCTATTCATCGGGCAGAGAGAGAGCCTTGTCCGTCAAAGTGTGCACACAAGAAG AGCGCCCAGCTCTAGCAGATCTGCGGCTTACTACAGTGGGTAGTGACTCAGTGAAGGTCCAGTGGAAAGGGAGTGCCGATGGTTTGCGTGGTTACTGGGTTACGTGGGAGGGTGAATCCACACACCCTTCAAGCCAGCGTTCCACCCTCTATATGCCTCCCCACCTTTTCTCCACAACACTTAACCATGTGACCCCCAATGCTAGGGTCTGTGTTTCCCCCGTTTACAGAACTGCTCGAGGGGAGGGCCTCTGTTGCAATGCGAAACTTAGCTCAG CTGCCTTGACCTGGAGCCACACATTGTAG